A genomic region of Leptotrichia hofstadii contains the following coding sequences:
- the pdxK gene encoding pyridoxine/pyridoxal/pyridoxamine kinase, whose product MSIKKVLTIAGSDTSGGAGIQADLKTFQERGVYGMNALTVIVTMDPRNSWAHKVFPIELNVIKEQIDTVVNGIGVDALKTGMLPTVEIIEYVGSILKNCKNPVVIDPVMVCKVSSGSTENLFPENVIAMKNHLLPYATVVTPNLFEAAQLAGMEKIDTLEEAKEAAKKICDLGAKNVVIKGRKFFAGEKSIDFLYDGKDFEFFESEKIDTEWNHGAGCTFSASITAELAKGSTVSEAVATTKKLITEALKQSFKLNDYTGPLNHKAFALK is encoded by the coding sequence ATGTCTATAAAAAAAGTATTAACAATTGCGGGATCTGATACAAGCGGGGGAGCTGGCATACAGGCAGATCTGAAAACGTTTCAGGAAAGAGGGGTTTATGGAATGAACGCCCTGACAGTTATTGTTACAATGGATCCTAGAAATAGCTGGGCTCACAAAGTTTTTCCAATTGAATTGAATGTTATAAAAGAGCAAATTGATACAGTTGTAAATGGAATTGGAGTGGATGCATTAAAAACTGGCATGCTTCCTACAGTTGAAATTATTGAATATGTAGGTTCTATTTTAAAAAATTGTAAAAATCCAGTTGTTATAGATCCCGTTATGGTATGCAAAGTGAGCAGCGGTTCTACTGAAAATCTTTTCCCAGAAAATGTAATTGCCATGAAAAATCATTTATTGCCTTACGCAACTGTCGTTACACCAAACTTATTTGAAGCCGCGCAGTTAGCTGGAATGGAAAAAATTGACACGCTTGAGGAAGCGAAGGAAGCGGCTAAAAAAATATGTGACTTAGGTGCAAAAAATGTTGTTATAAAAGGAAGAAAATTTTTCGCTGGAGAAAAATCAATTGATTTCTTATACGATGGAAAAGATTTTGAATTTTTTGAATCTGAAAAAATTGATACAGAATGGAATCACGGTGCAGGATGTACTTTCTCCGCCTCAATCACAGCAGAACTGGCAAAAGGTTCCACAGTAAGCGAAGCAGTTGCTACTACAAAAAAATTAATCACAGAAGCCTTGAAACAGTCCTTTAAATTAAACGACTATACTGGACCTTTAAATCACAAGGCATTTGCTTTGAAATAA
- the accD gene encoding acetyl-CoA carboxylase, carboxyltransferase subunit beta codes for MGLFSSRKSKNKYVTLTSKSKLTVDVVDDNKWKKCNRCNEIIYNEDLKNNLNVCPKCGNYFRLTAFERIELLIDEETFLEEDMTLNSKDMLNFPGYEEKLEVSREKSRMLDGVISGIGKINGIEVSIAAMEFSFMGGSMGSVVGEKITRALERGLKRKIPVVIVSSSGGARMQEGILSLMQMAKTSGAVKKLNEAGIPFISVPVDPTTGGVTASFAMLGDVIITEPNTLIAFAGPRVIEQTVNQKLPKGFQRAEFLLEHGMIDIISERKDLKTTIYRVLEKLV; via the coding sequence ATGGGTTTATTTTCAAGTAGAAAATCAAAAAATAAATATGTAACACTTACATCCAAATCAAAATTAACAGTTGATGTTGTGGATGATAACAAGTGGAAAAAATGTAATCGATGCAACGAGATCATTTATAATGAGGATTTGAAGAATAACTTAAATGTATGTCCAAAATGTGGAAATTATTTCAGGCTTACAGCGTTTGAAAGAATAGAGCTTCTAATTGATGAAGAAACGTTTCTTGAGGAAGATATGACGCTTAATTCAAAAGATATGCTGAATTTTCCTGGATACGAGGAAAAATTGGAAGTTTCACGTGAGAAAAGCCGTATGTTAGATGGTGTCATTAGTGGAATTGGGAAAATTAACGGAATAGAAGTCAGCATTGCCGCAATGGAATTCAGCTTTATGGGCGGAAGCATGGGTTCGGTTGTTGGAGAGAAGATTACAAGGGCGTTGGAACGAGGGCTTAAACGGAAAATACCAGTTGTGATAGTTTCAAGCTCTGGCGGTGCAAGAATGCAGGAAGGAATCTTGTCGCTTATGCAAATGGCAAAAACTTCAGGAGCAGTAAAGAAACTGAATGAAGCAGGCATTCCGTTTATTTCTGTGCCTGTTGATCCGACTACAGGTGGAGTAACAGCTTCTTTTGCAATGCTGGGAGATGTTATTATAACAGAGCCAAATACTTTGATTGCCTTTGCAGGGCCTAGAGTAATTGAGCAGACTGTAAATCAGAAATTGCCAAAAGGATTTCAAAGGGCAGAATTTTTGCTGGAACACGGAATGATTGACATAATTTCAGAAAGAAAAGATTTAAAAACAACGATTTATAGAGTATTGGAAAAATTAGTGTAA
- a CDS encoding immunity 49 family protein, protein MNILIDEQKFKENYEILSDYKFDFEMEKRCIDYIKNKKGNQLSCMRTLSSGYKVLASKNLLIENNLNSFRLNCHISEKLKILGTSKESKLYKASYSLFGLIMSNNKEWISFLKNNLNYITSNDFNSKENTYIKSKDLHRNSFLSKTTILALLGDFEEVEKRSKKYLEEPLTKSYYAYTKYDFMFFEALVNKNTEKMKRAIHKLLEPKIAKKILFDTDINYSFYLNIYVLMYSKIALLHGFDLGINDKMAPKNLIDNTSLQSYEEPYDFMKKIDLVTLTPEKWKEWTEDYSIIVPIT, encoded by the coding sequence GTGAATATTTTAATTGATGAACAAAAGTTCAAAGAAAATTATGAAATTTTATCTGATTATAAATTTGATTTTGAAATGGAAAAAAGATGTATAGATTACATTAAAAATAAAAAGGGAAATCAGTTATCCTGTATGAGAACATTATCATCAGGGTATAAAGTACTTGCTTCAAAAAATTTATTGATAGAAAATAATTTAAATTCTTTTAGGTTAAACTGTCATATTTCAGAAAAATTAAAAATTTTAGGAACTTCTAAAGAATCAAAACTTTATAAGGCTAGCTATAGTTTATTTGGATTAATTATGTCAAATAATAAAGAATGGATAAGTTTTTTAAAAAATAATTTAAACTATATAACTTCAAATGATTTTAATTCAAAAGAGAACACCTATATAAAATCAAAAGATTTACATCGAAATTCTTTTTTATCAAAAACAACTATTTTAGCACTATTAGGAGATTTTGAAGAAGTAGAAAAAAGAAGCAAAAAATATTTGGAAGAACCATTAACTAAAAGTTATTATGCATATACAAAATATGATTTTATGTTTTTTGAAGCATTAGTAAATAAAAATACAGAAAAAATGAAACGAGCAATACATAAATTATTAGAACCTAAAATAGCTAAGAAAATTCTTTTTGATACAGATATTAATTATAGTTTTTATTTGAATATTTATGTATTAATGTATTCTAAAATAGCATTATTACATGGATTTGACTTAGGAATTAATGATAAAATGGCTCCTAAAAATTTAATTGATAATACCTCGCTACAAAGTTATGAAGAACCATACGATTTTATGAAAAAAATAGATTTGGTAACATTGACACCTGAAAAATGGAAAGAATGGACAGAAGATTATTCAATAATTGTACCAATTACTTAA
- a CDS encoding acetyl-CoA carboxylase carboxyltransferase subunit alpha → MSIKDEIKELEDNIAELKRFSAERSIDFSAQITELEKNLEDKYRDFEENEMDAWNRIQISRNPQRPYTLDYINELTQDFVELHGDRLSKDDNAIVGGLATIDGYKIMIIGQQKGRDIDSNIYRNFGMASPEGYRKALRLMRMAERFKLPILTLIDTAGAYPGIEAEEKGQGEAIAKNLAEMFGFRVPIVSVVIGEGGSGGALGIGVADSILMLENSVYSVISPEGCASILFNDSTKAAEAARSLKMDAISLKSLGIIDEIIKEPLGGAHRNFEETAQNLKEMVVKEFKRIDKFSLRELLRRRYDKYRKMGEFFEE, encoded by the coding sequence ATGAGTATAAAAGATGAAATTAAGGAATTGGAAGATAATATAGCCGAGTTAAAAAGATTTTCAGCTGAAAGAAGCATTGATTTTTCTGCTCAGATAACAGAACTTGAAAAAAATCTGGAAGACAAATACAGGGATTTTGAGGAAAACGAGATGGATGCATGGAACAGAATTCAAATTTCAAGAAATCCTCAAAGACCTTACACTTTAGACTATATAAATGAGCTGACTCAGGATTTTGTAGAACTTCATGGTGACAGGCTCTCAAAGGATGATAATGCCATTGTAGGAGGGCTTGCGACAATTGATGGATATAAGATAATGATAATAGGGCAGCAAAAAGGAAGGGATATTGATTCAAATATCTACAGAAATTTTGGGATGGCAAGTCCTGAAGGATATAGAAAGGCGTTAAGGCTAATGAGAATGGCGGAACGTTTTAAATTGCCAATTTTAACATTAATCGACACGGCTGGAGCATATCCTGGAATAGAAGCCGAAGAAAAGGGGCAAGGAGAAGCCATTGCTAAAAACTTGGCAGAAATGTTCGGATTTCGTGTGCCAATTGTATCAGTTGTTATTGGAGAAGGTGGAAGTGGAGGAGCATTAGGAATTGGTGTGGCAGACTCAATTTTAATGCTTGAAAACAGTGTGTATTCGGTTATTTCTCCAGAAGGCTGCGCATCAATCCTTTTTAACGACTCAACAAAAGCCGCGGAAGCCGCAAGAAGCCTAAAAATGGATGCCATCAGTCTAAAGAGCCTCGGAATAATAGATGAAATAATAAAAGAGCCATTAGGCGGCGCTCATAGAAACTTTGAGGAAACAGCTCAAAATTTAAAGGAAATGGTTGTAAAGGAATTTAAACGGATTGACAAGTTCTCTCTAAGGGAACTGCTTAGAAGAAGATACGATAAATACAGAAAAATGGGCGAATTTTTTGAGGAATAA
- the metF gene encoding methylenetetrahydrofolate reductase [NAD(P)H], producing MKIKDMFEQKEHLISFEIFPPNKNFSQEKLKEVTAELVECKPDFISVTYGAGGQTKGGTIEMASHIKNNLKTEVLAHLTCVGSKKSEIHDYLQEAKSKNVKNILALRGDIPQGETEDIYNKGDYKYASELISDLRKNSEFDDFSIGGAFYPETHYENNDLVDLFHLKNKVEAGTDFLTSQMFFDNDIFIKFKEQAEKLDIKVPLVAGIMPVTNAKQIKRIIELSKCSVPHKLDKLLEKYGDNPESMKKAGIMYASEQIIELLAYGIKGIHIYTMNKPEIAKEIMKNIEFAR from the coding sequence ATGAAAATAAAAGATATGTTTGAACAGAAGGAGCATCTTATTTCCTTTGAGATTTTTCCACCAAACAAAAATTTTTCGCAAGAGAAATTAAAAGAGGTGACGGCTGAACTAGTGGAGTGCAAGCCTGATTTTATTAGCGTTACATACGGTGCAGGCGGGCAGACTAAAGGCGGGACTATTGAAATGGCTTCTCACATTAAAAATAATTTGAAAACAGAAGTTTTGGCTCATTTAACTTGTGTTGGAAGTAAGAAAAGCGAAATTCACGATTATTTACAGGAAGCAAAAAGTAAAAATGTAAAAAATATTTTGGCACTTCGTGGAGATATTCCGCAAGGAGAAACAGAAGATATTTATAACAAGGGAGATTATAAGTACGCTTCTGAACTGATTAGCGACTTGAGAAAAAACAGTGAATTTGATGATTTTTCAATTGGCGGTGCGTTTTATCCAGAAACTCACTATGAAAATAATGATTTGGTTGATCTTTTTCATTTGAAGAATAAAGTTGAGGCTGGAACAGATTTTTTAACTTCTCAAATGTTCTTTGATAATGATATTTTTATAAAATTTAAGGAGCAGGCAGAAAAACTAGATATAAAAGTACCTTTAGTTGCAGGAATTATGCCAGTTACAAATGCAAAGCAGATAAAAAGAATTATAGAGCTGTCAAAATGCTCTGTACCTCACAAATTAGATAAATTACTGGAAAAATACGGAGATAATCCAGAATCTATGAAAAAGGCTGGAATAATGTACGCAAGTGAACAAATTATAGAATTATTAGCTTATGGAATCAAGGGAATTCATATTTATACAATGAATAAACCTGAAATAGCAAAGGAAATTATGAAAAATATTGAATTTGCAAGATAA